A part of Neovison vison isolate M4711 chromosome 8, ASM_NN_V1, whole genome shotgun sequence genomic DNA contains:
- the LOC122915828 gene encoding rab11 family-interacting protein 4-like produces MAMNLRVCRLEFLMKKSVTEGQPSWETQESPRKISSTAFGRQLMHSSNFSSSDGSTEDLFRDSIDSHDNDIMEKVSFLERKVTELENDGLTNGDLKSKLKQENTQLVHRVHELEEIVKDQETMAEQALEEEARRHREAYSKLEREKSTEIELLNTRVQQLEEENAGLRTTVTRLKAQTEKLDEEQQRMSDWLEDTILQLKDETDLYKRMMDKLRQNRLEFQKEREATQELIEDLRKELEYLQMYKLDCERPGRGRSSSSGLGEFSARAREVELEHEVKRLKQENHKLRDQNDDLNGQILSLSLYEAKNLFATQTKAQSLAAEIDTASRDELMEALKEQEEINFRLRQYLDKIILAILDHNPSILEIKH; encoded by the coding sequence GGAAACACAAGAGTCTCCCAGGAAGATCTCTAGCACAGCCTTCGGACGGCAGCTCATGCATAGCAGCAACTTCAGTAGCAGTGATGGCAGCACTGAGGACCTGTTCCGGGACAGCATTGACTCCCATGACAATGACATCATGGAGAAGGTGAGCTTCCTGGAAAGAAAGGTGACCGAACTGGAGAATGACGGCCTAACCAATGGGGACCTGAAAAGCAAGCTGAAGCAGGAGAACACGCAGCTGGTGCACAGGGTGCACGAGCTGGAGGAGATTGTGAAGGATCAGGAGACCATGGCCGAGCAGGCCCTGGAGGAAGAGGCGCGGCGGCACCGTGAGGCCTACAgcaagctggagagggagaagagcacGGAGATCGAGCTGCTCAACACCAGGGTGCAGCAGCTAGAGGAGGAAAATGCTGGGCTCAGAACAACAGTTACCCGGCTCAAGGCACAGACGGAGAAGCTGGACGAGGAGCAGCAGCGCATGTCCGACTGGCTGGAGGACACGATCCTGCAGCTCAAGGATGAGACTGACCTGTACAAGCGCATGATGGACAAGCTGCGGCAGAACCGCCTAGAGTTTCAAAAGGAACGGGAGGCGACGCAGGAGCTCATCGAAGATTTGCGGAAGGAGCTGGAGTACCTGCAGATGTACAAGCTGGACTGCGAGCGACCGGGCAGGGGTCGCAGCTCGTCCTCCGGCCTGGGCGAGTTCAGCGCCAGGGCCCGCGAGGTGGAGCTGGAGCATGAGGTCAAGCGGCTTAAGCAGGAGAATCATAAGCTGCGGGATCAAAATGATGACTTGAATGGACAGATCTTGAGCCTCAGCCTCTATGAAGCAAAGAACCTCTTTGCCACCCAGACCAAAGCCCAGTCTCTGGCTGCAGAAATAGACACAGCCTCTCGTGATGAGCTCATGGAAGCcctgaaggagcaggaggagatcAACTTCCGGCTGAGGCAGTACTTGGACAAGATAATCCTCGCCATCCTGGACCACAACCCCTCCATCCTTGAGATCAAACACTGA